TCCTcctaattccaaaaaaaaaaaaaaaaattgttctttttAGTAGTATTAAACACAAAAGGGGCATTTTCTAAATCTaattcaagaaaatttggcTCCTCTTTGTGTCACTAACCGTAAATTCTTTCACCATTTTTGGCTTGTCGCTAAGTAACTTAATAGCTAATGTAAGAGTTGAGGACATAGTCTCAAAGCTGGCAAGGAGAATCCCAAACATCACATAGATTATGAATTTATCTGTCAAGAATGTTTCAGTTTTCATGTCCATCAAAATTTGATCAAGAAAATCTCCTTTGCCAATTTCGGGATTACGCTCTCTCCTCATATATTTTAGTCATCAAGTTTACCAGCTTCTGTCGATTCTGTATGACAATTGTGCCACTATATtagattaaatttaaataaattttagagtGAAAAAAAGAGATATCATATGTTTTGCAATTGAAAAGTGTTAGGTGTTTTGAAGGAATTATACCTGTAGACATTTATGATAAGCAGTACCAGGAATGTTTATAGGTAATTTCATAAATCCTTCCATGAAGTTactaaaaaaatcatcaatattaTCTCCGGATTTCTCTGCGTCATAACTCATCAATAGTTTTGCTGTAAGTTTAAAAATCATCTGCATAAAAAGAAAGGTGATAAGTATCTTTTGTAGTAGCTATTTCAATTTCAAGTgatcaaaaaaccaaaacaaattaaatagtaataataataataataaacctaaaTTCACTGTTATTGTAAATTTATCCATGCCATTATTTACTTagatttattcttttattttcaaatgcaaaaagtttttataacaAATAGAATCTTTCCTCCAAaccattttgtaaaaatgttccTCCAATTCAGTACTTGACAACTTAATACTATTCACGTATGTTTTTAGTTACATGACTTAATAATCATGTGGCTATGTGACTTAATAAACAAGGATAGTCTTCTGAACTGCAACTTCATGAGTTGGAGGAGATTCCTCCGGCTCTATTTGAAGgaaaactttgttattttgtaaCTATCATGCAAATTTACAAGCATTATAAGATCCCTGGATTAATATAAGAACTTACAATTGCAAGGCTTTTCCTCACTTCCAAACTGGGTAGCTTAGACCAACCTTGCAATTTTTGACTTATCGCATCCTCTAAGTGAGGTAACAACTTGTTCTTGAGAGCCTCAGGACCAACATGACTCAAGATTGAGTTCCGAAGGTACTTATGAATATTTCTATGACTACTAACTCTTGTCATTACATCTTGGCCAATAAGCTTGTCAAAGGAGTCCATATACCACTGTTCAACCAATTTTCCTTCTTGttgaaaaacataataattGAATTCAGGATCAGATGATACCACCATTGGCCGTCCTGCCAAACTTGTCCGAAATATTGGCCCAAATCTAAAAAACATTACcaacataaattaaataaataaattacagaTTATTTAGAAcaagatgatatatatatatatatatatatttatattgatgttCATAGGTTAAACATAACCAAAATGCAAAAGATTGCATATAGCTAAAAACAATAAGTGTGCTacaatttttgccacaacttaCCCATGTGGTAAACTACGgcaaaagttataaaaattgttgtggTAGTAGACCTTTTGAGCTAATAATGGCCCATATTTAtaacagtgaaaaaaaaaattactaaagaAAACGAGttaggaaaagagagaagatgatTAGTTAGTCAAATGAGGAACCCATTTCAAACAAGCATAAATAATACAATCAAAGATATATGTCTCTATTGGAAATATCAACATGTGTCAATCAGTTAAGACACAAgactcttgaaaaaaaaaagaaaaaaaggttgcATACACATTGTCGGGGGCTTACTTCATCATCCTTTTCTTGATAAAAGGTGGGATGTCCAGTGAGTTGTTTGACACTAGAAAATCAAGGGTCTCCCCAATAAGTGGGATGCCCATAGAACCAGGAGGTAATTTTCCATTACATTTAGGATTCCTCCACCTATAAACCCAATGCGTGGAAATCACAATAAGCAAGCTAATAACAGAAAGCCAAATAGACCACATCTTAAATTTGCTATTAGAATTGCTGGGGAGGAATAGAGGACCACTACTAAAGAGTATTGGTGGAACTTAAGGTTGATTCCTTAAGGAGAGAGTGAGGTTCTTTATATAGGCAAAGAATGAGATCAgtttcccaaaaataaaagatgtgGGTGCCAACTGGCAACTGGCACGTACTAGTCTTTCTTTATCCAACAAAAGAAATTTAGTAGGAGTGACGATTCCTTGTTCCCATTTggttcaaataaataataatattaagcGGCGTGACCCAAAAACTTCCATTTCGGCattcattgaaattttatttccatGATATTATACAAACCTATAGTCAAATCATTTGAAAAACCTTTCTTATCATATCATTTATGTTtctctcaacaacaaaaaaaaaaatcatatcattttatgtttttcatttttcttctatagggataagcatatataaatataatattattaaacaCGGACTAACTTTGCTGCTCAGGTCAGTAGGCCAATGAACTTGTACTTGTATCTAAGAAAATTTAGTTGTTGTTTAATTTAACCACTAATGTAATAGACCCAGTAAAATTGTTAGAAATCTCatatttgttataatattttaatatcataACAATTCTTGTAATTTCATCCCTTTAGtacttagtgtgcgtttggattcaACTGAATCCTGCGTCCACGTTTCCAAGTTTtacgttttccttttttttttttgcccgcatttgttgactttgggagACAATATTTACTATTATGAACAGTgtatgcactgttcacgcactgtgcATACATTGTTcacgtattaaaaaatattaaaaatgggtctcacggtactatttactTTCTACTCATTCATAAATGCAgttttgtatatatttctttttcccactttaagtttggtcattttggttaCTTCTTATCTTGACCCGTGCTACTATTTGGTTGATGGTTTTGTATGAGGCCCTTTTTAAGCAGTTAAACTAGTACATAGATTTGGTTGGTTACTCTGCGAAAGGAGCCATTTCAACGTTGAACCTATTGAAAGTTGCAAGACTTGTTCCATTTAGTATAtaggtttggattttgaaatCCTTTACCATAAATATGAAATGGACAGTCAACATAGTTATAATCTATGCCTTTGGATGCAAACCAAAACTGCTGTAATTAGTTGTGTATACAAGTAATTACCCtttttttagttcaattaaaattttaattttaaagatgCATCGTGTTCTCTCTTAAAGCATTAATTTTAAACACTAACAACTCTTGTTGAGAAAATCATTTTTGCtagcttcttttattttcttttgctcttatattttcaaaactatttgtgACTGTGGATGGTTTTTAATGAAACATAGAAAATCAGTGAATCAATTGTCCAATTGGGAGCACTAAAAGACGTGCAAGAAGGAAGAATGCTATTGAAAGGCATCGGTGGGGTGCCGGCCTAAGTttctccgatgcttaagttagagTTTCACATTAACCCAAATAAGTTTAAATGGTTGTAGTTTTAGAGTTTGTGACTCATACCTTGGATTGTAGGAGTCATAGTTGAATATATCCTcattgttagggtcatattttctatctattggctaatcctttaacaaaatgcactttacttgtaattgggtagatctaagttgggtttaatgtATCATCAAGTGTGTGAAGTTTACTTTACAAGTGGTTtcattaaagacatgaaaattgattcaagaaagaagtgaagaaaagttgtttcgTTAAAACTCAACAATAGGCTCGACACTAGCtactatcgaggtttaatgagAGAGCTTGACACAAGCTCAATCTATCGAGACTTGCAAATTCAGAATTCTTAAATCTGAATTTCGGCCCGTGATGACTTTGATGAatagggtttctctctctacaatCCTAGTCATATAAAAcgcttattttaaaagtcatcaagTACGGAAATAGAGACTCAGAACTTATATACTCTGTGAGAAGTTACTACTATtgtgcgccttagggttttgtaactaagtgcTTCCTAATCTTTAATGTctttgaagtgaagaactttgcaaccaacaacaatcaattaaattgttggagttagtcacgtactaggatttaTGCAAAAGAAGAAGTCTTCTACAAGATcgagtccaattgagtattggaaTGAAGGtccaactataggttggtattttgggataggccagggtagtggtaagattcctcatacttgtaaccgcttgattgttgattagtgaATTCgtaggagtggtgacctgaaattcACTCGatagggtttttgccttgcaagaggttttccccatttgttaacaaatcaccgtgtcatttaatttccactgcatattattatatttagtgatttgtttgtgcctCTACggtttgcatgtaatttgacctaattaatcaacttgggtaattgaattaattaaccgaggtcaatctataacccaacacCCATGATTTCCTCATCTTTTTGTAACTAATGCACGATGGAAGGTGTTAGGAACCCCTATAGgtatatagataataattgttgtaataTTGCATTTCGTTAGTTAGTTGATTAGTTAGTTACAATTTCaagcatgttaatcacatttaacacatgttagaattattaatgcacatgGGAAATAATTGGACCATTAGGATAAGGCCATGTAGGCCAATAGAATAGTTTTATGATTCTATAAATACCTACTTGTAATCACATTTCCATcattgaagaataaaccaacTCATTGCTTAAGTGCATtagtgcatctctctctctcttaatctctttctttctctatggAAGGTAACTACCTCGAATTAAgttaatttccctaaaattCTCATCAATTCCCCTATAATTCATATCCATCCCCATTAGGAACCACCGGGTTCCTaataagtggtatcagagtcgTTCATCCTAAAGTCGTGGTTGAAACTCAATCTACAATACTTCTAGACGAAGCTATTTCCAACTTTCAAGAAGTTCGGAAACAACTTAGTATCATTTTGAAGAAATTATCTAATGTAGAAACAAGAAGACAACAACCCCAAACACTTCGGTCCAATGAGAATCATATATCAAGCATTGCTCTAGCCATAACTTTTCCAAAATCAATCAAGGTTGATTTTCCTAGGTTCAGGGGTGAAGAACATGCTGCTTGGGTTTATAAAGCAAACAAATACTTCAACTATTACAAGACCCCAGATCATGAAAAGCTTCCAATGGCCTATTTTCACATGGATGGGGAAGCATTAGTGTGGTTTGAAGATGCTAAAGATATTAGGTTATTTGTTAGTTGGGATGCCTTTGTTCAAGCACTACAAGTAAGATTTGAATCTACTGCTTATGACAATCCATTGAAGGCTACTATTCAAGAACCACCTGTTCTTGTGAGTGATCCAATGCTCATTGGCATTAGCCAAACTCATGTTTCACCAAATGAGTCTATTCATGTAATCAAGAATGAAGACATAGACTTACCACACATCTACATTAGGGGGCCAAATCTCGTTACTTAGTGACTGTCACAAAGCCAAGGAATTAGATGCTTCTTTTCTTGGTGATAGCGATGGGATAAATGATAGATTCCATAGTCGAGATTATCACAATATTATGAGAAATTGAATTCTACATCAACTTATGGTGTCCTAAATACACAAGAATGTGTTCTTGGTAGCAGCAATGCATTACTTGCCAGGTTCTTAGCCAAGATTATCATAACTTTTAtaagaaatcgagtcttaatTCAAGGGCTTTACATACTAGGAAGCAAGATTACTTGGTGGGAAGCAAGATTGGTAGTTCTACTTTTGATTGTACAGGGAAGAGATACGGTGTTGCTGATCTTTTGAAGTGTGCAAGACCTTTCAATATTAAGGTTGATGTGGATAGGGATATGAAAAGGAAATTACTAGCATCTCCAACGTACATGGAGTCAAGGCTATCAATTATTGGAGTTGTTAATTATGGTCTATGGAAAATTAGTGAGAAGATTCTCTATGCTGGTACCAATGTTAAGCTTGTAATATTGCACCTTCATTCATCTATATTGTTGAAGGTTAAGTTCAATACGACTGCTTTGGGTTATGCTCCTATGTCATGGGCTGTGATTCATTGCTTTGGAGCTATTCGTGTAATTAACGGTCAAGATGCTTTGGTGTATTGGGTCAGTGGCTAGTTTCCCCTAATGAAGGTGCCATTTCATAACACTACCTTATGGTCAAGGTGTTTTGAAGGGAAGGGAAATGTTAGGAACccctataaatatatagataataattgttgtaatattggatttagttagttagttggttagttagttacaattacaagcatgttaatcacattaacacatgtttaaattattaatgcacataGGGAATAATATGACCATTAGAATAAGGTCATGTGGGTCAATAGAATAGTTTTATGGTTCTATAAATACCTACTTGTAATCATATTTCCATcattgaagaataaaccaacTCATTGCTTAAGTGCATTAGTGCATCtttctctcttaatctctctttttctatggagggtgactacttcgaattaagtcaatttccctACAATTCTCATCAATTCTCCTATAATTCCTATCCATTCTAATTAGGATCCACCGAGTTCCTATCAGAAGGCATGGGAGTAATTGTGGTGAGATTCTCGAGATTTGTTCCTATAACTAGAGAAGGTGAATTAGTGGGAAGTTCTCTAGGTGTGATTCCCAAGACTTTCCATAAATATTTTGGCACCAAGGAGTGATCATCCTGAGGCCTAGATAATTAGTATCTTAAGTCAGACAACTAGCATTGCCAATATATGCTGGTTCCCAGTAGTGTGCTTTCATCTGAGCTATGGTCATCTGGAAGATCAGAGAAGCTGTGTGACTCGTATTGTGGGTCACCTATGATATGTGTTGGGTGGCTCAAGGCACCTATTGGACAAGCTATCTAGAGGATTTATCACAAATTCAGAAATTGAAAACTGTATATTTCATTCATTGATTTTGGAATACAagcaatacatatatatactgGTTTATATAGGTGTGAACACAAAACTAACAGACTAACAAACTATTACACGTGCAAGCTACAGGCCTTAACTAACTTCCCACGTGCTAACACTTAAGTGAATACTTGAACAGACTAAACTACAAGTCGTGTATACATCAACCTTCACTTATGCAGCCTTGCCGTTTATGCTCTGTTATAGAATCACCAGCTCTGTAAGTGAGTCTTTGATCTTTTGTGTTGCTGGATGCTTCTCTACTCTTGCCACTAGTCTTGGTAACTTCATCCTTACTTAGATtctgatactccccctcaagagcagCAGGTGCATGTATATTAATCATCCCCATTTTACAACTAAGAATggaaaattgattataattcaGAGCTTTAGTGAGCAGATCGGCCAACTGACAATTTGATCTAACATGATTCAACTTAATCACCTTTTCCAACACCTTATTCCTAACCACATGACAGTCTATTTCTATATGTTTTGTCCTCTCATGGAAGACTGGATTGGAACCAATGTGCAATGCAGCTTGGCTGTCACAGAACAATAAGGCCTCCTTGTCATGATTCACACCAATATCTTTGAGAAAATACAAAATCCACACTATCTCACATGTTGCCACTGCCATGGACTTGTATTCAGCCTCAACTGATGATCTTGACACTGTGGACTACTTCTTGGATTTCCAAGATACTAAAGAATCACCAATGAAGATGCTATAGCCAGTCACGGATCTCCTAGTGTCAGGACATGCAGCCCAATCTGCATCTGCAAATCCTTTCAAATGCAAGTCTGTGTTGGAAGAAAACATAAGTCCTTTGCCCGGTTCACCTTTCAAATACTGCAACACTCTATGTGCTGCATCCAAATGGGGTCTCCTTGGCTTGGACATAAACTGACTGAGTTTATGGACAGCAAATGTGATGTCAGGTCTTGTAATTGTTAAGTACAAGAGCCTGCCCACAAGCCTTCTGTAATGACTGGGAACTTTAAGTTCTTCTCCTTCAAACTTGCTAAGTCTTAAGTTGTGCTCCATAGGGGTCTTAGCACACTTATAGCCCAATAGACCAGCATCATTGAGCAGCTCAAGGGTGTATTTCCGTTGACAAAGGGCAATTCCTTTGTCTGATCTTGCAACTTCCAAACCAAGGAAATATTTCAAATTACCCAAATCCTTAAGCTTGAACTTATCATCCAGCATGATTTTAAACTTGTCCACTTCAGCCTTGTCATTGCAAGCTAtcaaaacatcatctacatagactAAGAGAATCATGAAAATGTTGTCATGTCTTCTAGTAAACAAAGAGTAGTCAGCCTTGGATTGAATGAAACCAAGCTAAATTAGAGTGTTTGAAAACTTTGCAAACCATTGCCTAGAAGCTTGCTTGAGACCATAAATGGATTTGTTGAGCTTACAAACAACCTCCCCCTGGCTGTGAAACCCCTGTGGAAGAGCCATATACACCTCTTCATCCAAATCTCCATGAAGAAAAGCATTATTGACATCTAATTGACTAAGAGACCAACCCTTAATGGCAGCAACAACAAGAAGAACCTTGACAGACACCATTTTAGCTACTAGAGAGAAGGTTTCAAAGTAATCAATGCCTTTCTTTTAGGTGAAGCCCTTAGCCACCAACCTAGCTTTGTATCTCTCAATGGTTCCATCAGCCTTATACTTGATTTTGTACACC
This DNA window, taken from Quercus robur chromosome 2, dhQueRobu3.1, whole genome shotgun sequence, encodes the following:
- the LOC126698479 gene encoding uncharacterized mitochondrial protein AtMg00810-like, producing MVSVKVLLVVAAIKGWSLSQLDVNNAFLHGDLDEEVYMALPQGFHSQGEVVFYVDDVLIACNDKAEVDKFKIMLDDKFKLKDLGNLKYFLGLEVARSDKGIALCQRKYTLELLNDAGLLGYKCAKTPMEHNLRLSKFEGEELKVPSHYRRLVGRLLYLTITRPDITFAVHKLSQFMSKPRRPHLDAAHRVLQYLKGEPGKGLMFSSNTDLHLKGFADADWAACPDTRRSVTGYSIFIGDSLVSWKSKK